From the genome of Armatimonadota bacterium:
GAAGCACCTGTATTGCTTGTACGTGCAAGGCCAAAGGAAGCAGAGAAGTAAAAAAAAAGAAAGCCTTTAAAATATGGAGATTAGCCACACAATCCTTAGTATAATCCTAATCCTAATTGCTGCCAAAGTTTTCGGGGAACTTGCCGAACGAATAAATCAGCCGCCAGTGCTTGGCGAGCTGATTGCTGGCGTAATCCTTGGAAGTAGCTTATTGGGGTGGATCAAAGAAGATGATGTTCTTGTAACCTTAGCTGAAGTCGGGGCAATACTCCTCCTTTTCGAAGTTGGCTTAGAAAGCGATCTGGAAGAGTTCCTGCGAGTCGGTTGGTCTGCGTTTCTTGTAGCAGTGATTGGGGTAGCGGGCCCATTCGCAGTAGGATACTTCGCCTCAATCATGCTTGGGCTTTCCACGTACGTAGCAATTTATATAGGCGCAACCCTGACCGCCACAAGTGTAGGTATAACAGCAAGGACTCTCACCGACCTTGGGAGATTACAAACACCCGAGGCAAAAATCATCCTGGGGGCCGCCGTTATAGACGACGTCCTTGGGCTTATTATCCTTGCCATTGTAGCAGGTCTTGTTGTGACTGGCACTCTTTCGACACTAATGGTTGTAAAGGTGACGGGCCTCGCAATTGTTTTCCTGGTCGGTGCAATAGTTTTGGGTGTGCCTGTTGCGCCTCACCTGCTTAAAATAGCTCAGAGGATGCGGACTCGGGGTATTCTGACAATAAGCGCTTTTGTATTTTGCTTATTCTTGGCGTTTACTGCTGAAAGTCTACAGCTAGCCGGAATTGTGGGCGCTTTCGCCGCGGGTTTAGTGCTTGCGAGGACCGAGGAACTAGCTCATATCCAAGAAAGGATAAAGCCACTTGCGGATATCTTCATCCCTGTGTTCTTTGTCATGCTTGGAGTTAAGGTACGCTTACAGGATATTAATCCTTTTAATCCTGAAAATAACCAAATCGCTATGCTTGCCCTCTTGCTTATCGTGATTGCAGCGTTAATGAAGTTATTTGCTGGGTTGGGTGTCGTTCGCTCAAGTGCCAGCCGCCTAATTGTCGGAATTGGGATGATTCCTCGCGGAGAGGTTGGCCTTATATTTGCCAAAATGGGAATAGATCGCGGCGTTTTGAACTCTGGCGAGTATGCGGCTATCGTTGCAGTAGTAGTTGCCAC
Proteins encoded in this window:
- a CDS encoding cation:proton antiporter, with protein sequence MEISHTILSIILILIAAKVFGELAERINQPPVLGELIAGVILGSSLLGWIKEDDVLVTLAEVGAILLLFEVGLESDLEEFLRVGWSAFLVAVIGVAGPFAVGYFASIMLGLSTYVAIYIGATLTATSVGITARTLTDLGRLQTPEAKIILGAAVIDDVLGLIILAIVAGLVVTGTLSTLMVVKVTGLAIVFLVGAIVLGVPVAPHLLKIAQRMRTRGILTISAFVFCLFLAFTAESLQLAGIVGAFAAGLVLARTEELAHIQERIKPLADIFIPVFFVMLGVKVRLQDINPFNPENNQIAMLALLLIVIAALMKLFAGLGVVRSSASRLIVGIGMIPRGEVGLIFAKMGIDRGVLNSGEYAAIVAVVVATTFMTPFLLKLAFQRIAKKLQKTSSHSLDVTNA